A DNA window from Chryseobacterium sp. MEBOG06 contains the following coding sequences:
- a CDS encoding T9SS type A sorting domain-containing protein: MINRLFLFLGVFCAVISVAAQNQFLDPTFGTNGVVTYSPGNTFNFNYESGAITSQQKIIVSGSYYNTPNNNQYPTNVVQRLNADGTIDGSFNTVFIPASLTTNSIRMLRMNIQSDQKILLGDILGRRLIRLHENGTYDTGFGNNGVVNISIFDPYFAPNGISTFKLSNILLTNTNKILVCIKVIINQESNFMIARLNENGSIDTSFGNNGLLLQVAEYGSLILQNDSKIVFIGQRADEVYIKTRYTENGILDSTYNNNALQYTPLAGHVNVLFNAVGKDNNTYIYGISPSLTSFTAFISLMKLNQNGEFDTSFGVNGVVNEPYYYNNNNYLVDTNIHYPGLLLDNSNNIFVVNMTSPTGNAANMNQFIKKFKSNGTVDNGFGNSGVVDIDLNYKEFVQSAIITPDQNIMIFGNHQTPSKGIITKVLNNTNTMAAREGIIKNEVISIYPNPVKDILNIKDGKAKDLHIEIIDASGRCILKTMVNEKKVDISHLEKGIYYLNTGNTTHKFIKE, encoded by the coding sequence ATGATAAACAGGCTTTTCCTTTTTTTAGGAGTCTTCTGCGCAGTAATATCTGTCGCTGCTCAAAATCAATTTCTTGATCCTACTTTTGGAACGAATGGAGTAGTTACCTACTCTCCGGGGAATACTTTCAATTTTAATTATGAATCAGGAGCTATCACTTCACAGCAGAAGATTATTGTGAGCGGGAGTTATTATAATACCCCTAATAATAATCAGTATCCAACTAATGTTGTTCAGAGACTAAATGCTGACGGCACAATAGATGGTAGTTTTAATACGGTATTTATTCCGGCTTCATTAACTACAAACTCAATTCGTATGTTAAGAATGAATATTCAATCTGATCAGAAAATTTTGTTAGGTGATATTTTGGGTAGAAGGTTGATTCGCTTACATGAAAATGGAACTTATGATACAGGGTTTGGTAATAATGGAGTTGTTAATATTTCTATTTTTGACCCTTATTTCGCTCCTAACGGAATAAGCACATTTAAACTAAGTAATATTCTGCTAACTAATACTAATAAAATTTTAGTATGTATAAAGGTAATAATAAATCAAGAATCAAATTTTATGATTGCACGGCTTAATGAGAATGGTTCTATTGATACAAGCTTTGGAAATAATGGATTATTATTGCAGGTTGCTGAATACGGAAGCTTAATTCTTCAAAACGATTCAAAAATTGTATTTATAGGTCAGAGAGCTGATGAAGTATACATAAAAACACGATATACAGAAAATGGTATTTTAGATAGTACCTATAATAATAATGCACTACAATACACTCCTTTAGCAGGTCATGTAAATGTTTTATTTAATGCTGTAGGTAAGGATAATAATACTTATATATACGGAATTTCTCCTTCCTTAACTTCATTCACTGCTTTTATTAGTTTAATGAAGTTAAATCAAAATGGCGAATTTGATACTAGCTTTGGGGTAAATGGAGTTGTAAATGAGCCTTATTACTATAATAACAATAATTATCTTGTTGATACAAATATTCATTATCCAGGCTTGTTGTTAGATAATAGTAATAATATATTTGTCGTAAATATGACAAGTCCTACAGGAAATGCTGCCAATATGAACCAGTTTATTAAGAAATTTAAAAGTAATGGAACTGTTGATAATGGTTTTGGAAATAGTGGTGTCGTGGATATTGATTTGAATTATAAAGAATTTGTACAATCAGCCATTATTACACCTGATCAGAATATAATGATTTTTGGTAATCACCAGACCCCAAGTAAGGGTATTATTACCAAGGTTTTAAATAATACGAATACAATGGCTGCAAGAGAGGGAATTATTAAAAATGAAGTCATTAGTATTTATCCTAATCCTGTAAAAGATATTCTGAATATAAAGGATGGAAAAGCTAAAGATTTACATATTGAAATAATAGATGCAAGTGGTAGATGTATTTTAAAGACAATGGTTAATGAAAAAAAAGTAGATATAAGCCATCTTGAAAAAGGAATATATTATCTTAATACTGGGAATACTACCCATAAATTTATAAAAGAATAA
- a CDS encoding mechanosensitive ion channel family protein codes for MDDLKLNNIQQHWDTLISSAISWAPRIFTAVISALLIYIIGSWMIRMIKKLVAKGFRKRNMEASLQHFLLNIINWGLNILLFIVVVTQLGVQTSAFVAMIGAAGLAIGLALQGSLTNFAGGILILLLKPFKIGDFISTNSGVSGTVQAIDIFHTKLVTAQNQLIVIPNGVVSNNSITNFSQLGSRRTSIDIGVAYDADLKKTKEILMSIIKSNEYVFADPVPQVMVTELGDSAVNLSIRATTSTENFWKMNEELIINCKEALDKAGIGIPFPQRDVHVFSKQTI; via the coding sequence ATGGACGATTTAAAATTGAACAACATTCAACAACATTGGGATACCTTAATCTCTTCAGCAATTTCATGGGCACCGAGAATTTTCACTGCAGTTATTTCTGCATTGCTAATTTATATCATTGGGTCATGGATGATAAGGATGATTAAAAAACTGGTTGCAAAAGGCTTCAGAAAACGTAATATGGAAGCTTCTTTACAGCATTTTCTTCTCAATATAATCAACTGGGGACTTAATATTCTTCTTTTCATTGTAGTAGTCACTCAGCTAGGGGTACAAACCTCTGCATTTGTAGCGATGATTGGTGCCGCAGGTTTGGCAATAGGTCTGGCGTTACAGGGCTCACTGACAAACTTTGCCGGAGGAATCCTTATTTTATTATTGAAACCTTTTAAGATAGGTGACTTTATTTCTACTAATAGTGGGGTTTCAGGAACTGTACAGGCTATAGATATCTTTCATACAAAATTAGTGACTGCCCAAAACCAATTGATTGTTATTCCTAATGGAGTAGTTTCTAATAACAGCATTACTAATTTTAGTCAGCTAGGATCTAGGAGAACATCCATTGATATAGGAGTTGCTTACGATGCTGACCTTAAAAAGACAAAGGAAATCTTAATGAGTATTATTAAGAGCAACGAGTATGTTTTTGCAGATCCTGTGCCGCAGGTAATGGTGACTGAACTTGGAGATAGCGCAGTTAATTTATCCATAAGAGCAACCACTTCTACAGAAAACTTCTGGAAAATGAATGAAGAATTGATTATCAACTGCAAAGAAGCTCTTGATAAAGCCGGAATAGGAATTCCTTTTCCACAGAGGGATGTGCATGTTTTTAGTAAACAGACGATATAA